The genomic stretch ATCGGTTATCCAATCGCGCATATCAGGCAAGATGGCAGCTTTGACGTTATAAAGCCCGAAGGAACCAGTGGTATCGTCAATGTCGGCACAGTCTCAGAGCAGATGCTGTATGAAATTGGCGACCCGCAAGCCTATATCCTGCCGGATGTCACCTGCGACTTCTCGGAAGTTCAAATCACTCAAGCAAGCGAAAACAGGGTACAGGTAAGCGCTGCCAGGGGACGCCCTGCGCCTTCTACCTACAAAACCTGTGCCACGTATGCTGATGGCTTTCGGACTGGTGTGACCATGTCATTTTATGGCTTTGAGGCGCACAGAAAAGCACAGGCTTTTGCAGAGGCTGCTTTTGCACGAACCAGAAAGGTTTTCCGCAAGTTTAACGCTGGCGACTTTACCGAAACCAGCGTGGAAATCATTGGCGCTGAAAGTCAGTTTGGTGCCTATGGAAACCCCGATGAGGCACGGGAAGTAGTGGTCAAAATAGCGGCCAAACATCCGGATATGATGGGCGCTGGTTTGTTGCTAAAGGAACTCGCGGGTCTGGGCCTTGCAACTCCGCCGGGACTTTCGAGTTTCTCCGGTGGCAGACCAAAACCCTCCCCTGTTGTCAGGTTGTTCTCCTATCTTTCTGCCAAGGAAGATATTACCATCAGTATAGATATTGATGGTGATATTAAGCAGCATCAATCTGATGCAAAAGCTGCTGTTCGTCCTATCGAAATCAAACGCCCTTCCTTGCCTTCTCCGCCTGATGCAATTGATGATATGGTTGATGTGCCCCTGATCAAACTGGCCTGGGGCCGGTCAGGTGATAAAGGCAACAAAGCCAATATTGGTATTATCGCACGTGAGCCCGTATATTTACCATATATCTGGCAGGCTCTGTCCGAAAGCAGTGTTGCCAAGAGACTGGCGCATTTTATCGAAACTCAGAACAAAGAAGATGCAGTGTTACGGTTCCTTTTGCCTGGCTCAAATTCCATCAACTTTCTGATTGATAATGTGCTCGGTGGTGGTGGTGTTGCATCCCTCAGGAATGACCCACAAGGCAAGGGATACGCACAAATCCTTCTGGCTCACCCTGTTCCCATCCCTGCACATATGGCGGAGACCCTTTAGATGCCTGTTTTCAAATCCAAAGTGAACGTCAACTCGGAGGCATTCGCCACTAACCGTAAGGATATGCTAGAGTTGGTAGATAAACTGCGGGAACTTAATGCCAGAGCCCCTGCCCTGTCTGCCTCAAAAAAAGAGAAGTTCGATAAACGTGGACAGATCCTGCCGAGAGAACGCCTAGCCAGGTTACTGGATCCGGGGATGCCATTTCTGGAAGTTGGAAATATTGCCGGCTACCTTCAGGATACGGACAAGGAAGAAAGATCTGTTCCCGGCAGCACCATCATTGCAGGTGTTGGCTTCGTTAATGGCACGCGCTGTGCTGTTGTTGTGGATGATAGCGGCATAAAAGCCGGGTCACTCACGGTTGCTGGCGGTTACAGATTGCGCCGATTGCAACAGATTGCTTTGGAACAGAATCTGCCATTCGTACATCTTGTTGAAAGTGCCGGCGGTGACCTGATGAATTACACCGTTGAAGGCTTTTTCGAAGGCGGCTCACTTTTTGCCAATCTAGCACGTTTATCCAAAGCAGGTATTCCGGTACTGGCCATTCTACACGGATCATCGACAGCTGGCGGCGCATATATGCCTGGCCTCTCGGATTATGTTGTTGCTGTCAAAGAAGGCGGCAAGGCTTTCCTTGCCGGCCCGCCATTGCTGAAAGCGGCGACTGGCGAAATTGCCACAGAGGCAGAGCTTGGTGGCGCAGAAATGCATGCCAGCGTATCCGGACTGGCAGAGTACCTTGCCGAAAATGATGGTGAAGCAGTCTTGATGATGCGTGAGGTCATCAACCGCCTTGGCTGGAACGACCGCTGCGCGATGCCAGAACAGGGCGCATTTCGAGAACCGGTATATGATATTGACGAAATATGCGGCATCGTACCGGTAGATTACCGAAAACCTTATGACGCCCGTGAAGTCATCGCACGAATTGTTGACGGTTCAGATTTTACGGACTTCAAACCATTATACGGTGTTTCAACAGTCTGTGTGCACTCGGAAATATATGGACACCAATGCGGTATTCTCGCCAATAACGGCCCCATCGACCCGGACGGCGCGACGAAGGCTGCACAGTTTATGCAATTATGTGATCAGTCAGATACACCTGTGATCTTTTTGCAAAATACAACAGGTTATATGGTGGGCAAGGAGTATGAACGTGCCGGAATGATCAAACATGGGTCGAAGATGATTCAAGCCGTCACAAACCTGTCTGTACCAAGATTGACAATGATGATCGGCGCCAGTTATGGCGCAGGAAACTACGGCATGTGCGGAAGAGGTTATGACCCTGACTTCCTCTTCACATGGCCCAATGCCTCTGCAGGCGTCATGGGAGGAGAACAGGCAGCTACAGTCATGCAAATTGTGGCGGAAGGACAAGCCGCTCGTACAGGAATAGAAATAGACCAGAAGAAATCAGCCATGCAAGCTGCCATGCTGACACATCATTTTGACCGTCAGTCTGGCGCTTTCTACACATCAGGTCATTGTTGTGATGACGGTATGATCGACCCGAGAGACACGCGTCGCACGCTTGGCTTTCTTCTTGGAACAGTTCGTGAGGGGCGTCACAGAGATGTAAAGCCAAACAGCTTTGGCATCGCGAGGATGTAAGACAAATATCATGACCACATTACCTGATACCGAAAAGCTGCTGCTCGACCTCAACAAGGGCTGGCTGACTATCTGGTTTAACACACCCGAGAACCGTAATGCCTTGAGCAGTGAACTATCCGAAGAGCTGATGACAGTTTTGCACATGATCCGTGATGATCGGTCTGTGCGGGGCATCACGCTGCGGGGCAAGGGGGGGATATTTTGCGCCGGCGGTGATTTGAAAAGTTTCGGCTCTGCGCTTTCCGGCGAGTTCACACACGAAGATGCAGTGAAACTGAACCGTGGGGGCGGAGAAATGTTTCAACTGGTCAACACCATGCCACAGGTTGTGATTGCACTGGTGGAAGGCGCGGCCATTGCTGGAGGGCTCGGTATGCTGTGCTGTGCAGACATTGTGGCAGTAACAAAAGACGCAAAGTTTTCGTTGACAGAAACACAGCTTGGCATCGCTCCTGCCCAAATCGCGCCTTACGTCGTTCAGCGCACAGGCCTGACCACAGCACGGCGCCTGATGTTGACAGGTGCACGATTTACCGGTTCCGAAGCAGAGCGATATGGCCTGGCAGACTTTGTGGCAGACACAGCGGGACAGCTGGATATTATTGAGGAAGACATCAAGGCGAATGTCATACGCTGCGCGCCGGGGGCTAATGCCGCGACTAAAGAGCTTGTCCTCGCAGCACCTCATCTTGATACGAACGAGATGATGAACCTGGCAGCAGAGCGATTTGCAGACTGTATGCTCAGCGATGAAGGGCGTGAAGGTATCATGTCATTCGTACAAAAGAAAACACCCTCCTGGGCGAGATCGGAGGAAGATCAATGAGTACACAGAAAACACCATTCAGCAGTATCCTTATCGCTAATCGCGGTGAAATCGCCTGCCGTATTATCCATACAGCAAAATTGCTTGGCTTGCGAACCATTGCCGTTTACTCTGAAGCCGATGCGCAAGCGCCGCATGTGATGATGGCCGATGACAGTTATTGTCTGGGCCCCGCCCCGGTCGCCGCATCCTATCTTGATATGGACAAAGTGCTCGAGGCTGCCACAACAAAAAAAGCTGAGGCAATTCACCCCGGCTATGGCTTTCTTTCAGAAAATGCAGATTTCGCTACAGCCTGCACGGACGCAGGTCTGATCTTTATCGGCCCCACGCCGAAAGCCATTGAATTGATGGGTGACAAAGCCAAAGCGAAGCGCCGAATGATTGATGCAGGCGTACCATGTGTACCTGGGTATCAGGGAGAGGAACAATCTGATGGCAGACTGATTGATGAAGCCGCCAAGATCGGCTTCCCGATTATGGTAAAAGCTGCTGCTGGCGGCGGCGGGCGCGGTATGCGCCTGGTCGAGGCGGAATCTGCCCTGGCGACGGCCATCACGGCAGCCCGTAGTGAAGCTGAAAATGCGTTCGGTTCTGGTGAACTGATCCTTGAAAAAGCCATAAGCCAGCCGCGGCATGTGGAGATACAGGTTTTTGCCGATAAGTATGGCAATACAATACATCTGGGCGAACGCGATTGTTCCGTGCAGCGCAGACACCAGAAAGTTCTGGAGGAAGCACCCTGCCCTGTTATGACGCCGGAACTGCGCCAGGCTATGGGTAACGCAGCTGTCAAAGCCGCAAAAGATATTGCATATGTTGGCGCGGGAACCGTTGAATTTCTACTTGATGCCTCTGGTGAATTCTATTTCCTAGAAATGAATACACGCCTTCAAGTTGAGCATCCGGTAACAGAAATGGTTACCGGCCTTGATCTCGTAGCTTTACAGATACGTGTCGCGCAGGGCGACGAATTGGGCCTTGTTCAAAAAGATGTTGCTCTATCAGGTCATGCCATAGAAGCACGTCTCTATGCAGAAGATACCAGTCAGGATTTCCTGCCTGCCACTGGTCCCATAGACCTGTGGCAACCCGCCTCTGGCGCTGGCATTCGTATCGACTCGGGTATTTCAACTGGCGGTGAGGTTTCGCCTTTTTACGATCCGATGCTTGCAAAGATTATCGCCTATGGTGACAATCGCGAGGAAGCAAGGCGCAAACTTATCGATGCCTTGAAATGCACCGTCATGTTTGGCGCCACAACGAACAAGGCATTCCTCATAGAAGCACTAGAACGCCCGGCTTTCGTGAATGGGGCAGCAACAACAGCTTTTATAGGCGACAGCTTCTCGAAAGAAGACCTCGCAGGGCAATCGCTTACTGAACGTGATGCAGCAATAGCTGCAGTCCTTCTGTATACTTCAGCACACGCGAAAGCCATGCACCGTGCCATCGCCACGCCGCACGAGCTATCAAACTGGTCCAGCGCCACAAAAATATCGACACCGTTCAGATTTGCACAGGGTGAGAATGGAATTACCCTCAATATTACACCAGCTGGCGACAACACTTATCATATTCTAACCGACGATCAGACTTTTAACATGCTCCTCACTGAAAAAGACGACTGTAAGGTGTATTTTGATATCAATGGTGAGAAGATAACTGCTTACTACCAGATCAGCAAAACCGACCCGTCAGGACAATCAATTTATATCTCCATTGAGGGGTGTGATCATTTTCTGACTAATGCGTTTGGTGTCTTCACTTCAGCGTCGGACACAGCAGGTGCAGGCTCAGTCACGGCTCCCATGCACGGAATGTTGTTGGAAGTATTTGTGTCTCAGGGAGACAAAGTGAAAAAAGGTGACAGACTGGCTGTCGTTGAAGCTATGAAAATGCAACACGAGCTACTCGCAGAGGTGGATGGTGAGGTGGCTGACATACATTTTGAAGCCGGTGTGCAGGTTGCCGCTGACAGTCTACTGATGGAAATTACGGTTACAGAAAGCTCATAGAACATGATGCAGGCAGCACTGGACTTCAAACAGGAGTGCGATGCACTCGCAGCAATACTTGAGCAAGCTGATGATTCAGATTTTCAACGTGTGACCCAGTTCAAGGATTGGACCATAGAAGACGTCATCGGGCATCTGCATCTCTGGAACATTGCGGCTGCTGAAACGCTGAAAGGCCGTGAGAACTGGACGGCTTTCTTTACTTTCATCATGGAACAGATGGGTAAAGGCGCAGGCCATCCGCAATTACAGCGAGCCTGGTTTGATGCAAACTCCCGGGGTATCCGTGGGCACGCATTATATGATGAGTGGCGTGCCTTCTATCCACAGCTTGCTGAGGATTATGCAAAGGCTAACCCCGCTCACAGGGTTGCCTGGGCCGGGCCTGACATGAGCACTGAATCCAAAATTATCGCCCGGCAAATGGAAACCTGGGCACACGGTCAGGAGGTATTCGACATACTGGGCGCTGAACGGCAAGACACCGACCGTATCCGCAATATCGCCCATCTCGGCGTCACCACCTATGGCTGGACATTTCGCAATCGCGGAGAGGAGCCGCCCAAACCCAAGCCCTTCGTAGAACTCATAGCGCCATCTGGCGAGATTTGGGTATGGAATGAACCTCAGGAAGATAATCTGGTCCGGGGCACCGCAACCGCGTTTTGTCAGATCGTAACCCAAACCAGAAGCGTGCTGGACACAAATATTGAGACGATCGGGGATACGGCGGAAAGATGGATGGCTGTCGCTCAGTGTTTCGCTGGCGCTGCAGAAACTCCGCCATCCAAAGGTCAACGCTATCGCCTTTCATCCTGATCTTCTCTAACATTGATTCATGGCAACTATTTACCTCATACGACATGGGCAGGCTTCATTCGGGGCAGAGAACTACGACAAACTTTCACAACTCGGTGAACGCCAGGCTGAAATCGTGGGGCAATATTTTCGCCAATGCGACATCCGGCTTGATGCCGCCTATAGCGGTAACCTGTCCCGGCAGCACCGCACGGCAGAACTTACAATCGAACAACAGGGCTATGAGGTCCCACATCATATTGATGCTCGTTTCAATGAAGTAAAAAATGATGAGCATGTTGAGTATTTCAAAGACAGGATCGCTGCGCGCGACCCTGACCTCGCACAAAAACTTGTTGAAGGCAGCTTCACCAGCAAAGACTATCAGAAGGTTGTAGAGGCAGTCTTTACGCACTGGGTATCACCAGATTGCAACGAACCGCGCACCCAAAGCTGGGCGGATTATTCAGCAGAAGTAAAAGATGCCATGCGTGATGTGATGAAGCATGAGGGTTCTGGCAAAACCATCGGTATCTTCACATCAGGTGGCACCATCGCAACCATCGTATCGCAAGTGCTCGGACTCACGGGCGAACACGCTTACAGCTTTTATGAACCAGTTATAAACTGTTCCGTAACACAACTTTTTTATAATTCTTCGCGGGTTTCCCTTTCATACTTTAATGACCACTCATTTCTTGATATACTGGGCAGACAGAATAGCGAAAACCTGGTCACATATAGATAACGTCAGGTCAGCCTATTGAGGCATTGCTCTGCTGTCTTTGCACTCGACCATGTAAATCGCGTAGTCTCGGCATATCCGCTTCATCCTTGTAAGGGTGAGAACCCTCGGACTATCTCTAACGTCGCAACAAGTGACTGGCTATAGAGCTCAAAAAATGCGTATAAACGCACCCAAGATGTTGAAAGAATTGAACAAAAATTCACCACTCATTGACGAATACGGGCGCCAGGTAAACTACCTGCGCCTCTCGGTTACGGACAGATGCGACTTGCGTTGCACTTATTGCATGTCTGAGAAAATGACTTTCCTGCCTCGAAACGAACTCCTCAACTTTGAGGAGCTGGAAAGGTTATGCATGGTCTTTATCGACCGTGGTGTTCAGCATTTGCGCATCTCTGGCGGTGAGCCACTCACACGCAAAGATATCCTGTCCTTATTTCAGGCACTCTCCTTACATCTGGCAAAAGGCTCTCTGCAAGAACTGACGCTGACAACAAATGGGACACAACTGGAACGCTATGCGCAGGAGCTTTCAGATTGTGGTGTGCAACGTATCAATGTTTCTCTTGATACGTTGGATCAGGATAAATTCACAAATATCACCCGCCGGGACAAACTTCCAGCCGTGCTGCGCGGCATAGATGCAGCTCTTTCCGTTGGTATAAAAATTAAAATCAATACTGTTGCTCTCCAAAACCATAACCTTTCCGAATTATCCCGTATGATCAGATGGGCACACAGCTTGGGAATGGACATATCTTTAATCGAAGCTATGCCGATGGGTGAGATAGAAACAGACAGAGTAGACCAATATATACCTCTGTCTGCAGTTAAAGAGACCCTCAGCAGAGAAATGACCTTGTCACCAATTTCGTATAAGACTTCCGGGCCATCCCGGTATATGCTTGTTGAAGAAACAGGTGGTCGTTTAGGTTTCATATCGCCCCTCTCCCATAATTTTTGTGAAAGTTGCAACCGTGTGCGTATTACATGCACAGGTCAATTATACACATGCCTTGGAAACGAAGGTATGGTTGACCTGCGCGCGCCACTTCGAAACGATGTAACAAATACAAAACTGACCCAAAAAATAGATGAAGCCCTGATGCGCAAACCCAAAGGTCACGATTTCAACATCACACGCCGGGGGCAAGCGCCTTCCGTCAATCGACATATGTCAGTTACAGGGGGCTAACCCTATGGAGGTCAGATATTTTGGACGCTTGAGGGAGCAACTTAACATCGAGGTCGAACAGGTTTCTCTACCCGATAACATCAGCGATGCATCTACTTTGCGCACTTGGCTGGCCAGTACAAGGTATAACGGCACCTGTCTTCTGGACCAGTCTGTGCGCGTGATCGTAAACGAGGAGATCGTTACCTGGGAACATACTGTTACTGAGACTGATTCTATCGCCTTCATTCCTCCGGTGAGCGGCGGATAAAGATGTTCTCCTTACTTAAACAAAATTTCAATGCAGCCACGGAGTTAAGCCTGTTCCTGTCTGAAGCAGACGGCCGGGGCGCAACAACAAGCTTTATCGGCACCGTCAGGGGAAAAGAACAGAAGCAAGAAGTAAATGCTCTTTTTATCGAGCACCACCCTGTACTGACCGAAAAAAGTATCAGAGAAATTATCATGCAGGCTTGCAACAGGTGGCGGTTACTGCGTTATCTCGTTTTACACCGTATCGGCACCATTCATTCTGGTGAAGATATTGTACTGGTTGCGACCACGGCGACACATCGGCGAGACGCATTTGAGGCTGTAGATTTCATCATGGATTACCTAAAAGCTGATGCCCTGTTCTGGAAAAAACAGATTACAGAAACCGGAGCAGAATGGATTGAACCTCGTGCACAGGATTATCAGGACAAAAAAAGGTGGCGTGACAATGCCGGGTATTGACAACACACTGACTTTCAAACCTGTCCGGATCTCTGTCCTGACTGTTTCGGACACACGCACAGAAGCCGACGATACATCTGGAGATATTCTTGCAGAGCGTATTCAAACAGCCGGGCATCAGTTGGCGGGCCGCAAGATCGTTCGTGATACTGTTCTAGAGGTAAGAGAAACAGTCCAAACATGGATTAACGACCCTGAGATTGATGCGGTGATATCCACCGGGGGGACCGGCTTGACGGGCCGGGATGTCACCCCTGAAGCAATCGAGCCTTTGTTTGAGAAGAAAATCGAGGGATTTTCCGTGATATTCCATCAGGTCAGCTTTCAGTCAGTCGGACTCTCGACGCTGCAATCACGGGCAACAGCAGGAGTTGCCCAAGGCACGTTTATTTTTGCTCTGCCTGGATCAAACGGAGCCGTCCGTGACGGTTGGGATAAAGTCATCGCCATGCAACTGGATTCACGACACAAACCCTGCAATCTGGTGGAACTGATGCCACGCCTTCGGGAAAAGTGAAAAGATGACTGACAAATTGACCCATTTCGATGAAAACGGACGCCCACAGATGGTGGATGTGTCCAGGAAGCAAGAGAGCATTCGGCGCGCCGTTGCGCGTGGGTATGTCAGTTTTACACCCGATATTTATGACATGATCAAGAACGGAAACAGTAGCAAAGGCGATATCAGACTTGTTGCAGAACTCGCCGGGATCATTGGAGCAAAACGGACTAGCGACCTTATTCCCTTATGCCACCCATTGCCCTTGAGCGGTGTGTCAGTGACCGTCATCTCAGATGATCACCTAAACAGTTTCGTTGTGACTGCTGAAGTTAAAACAAGCGGCAAGACCGGCGTTGAAATGGAAGCACTGACAGCGGTTTCAGTCGCGTGTCTGACAATCTATGACATGGCAAAATCCCTTGATAAAGCCATTCTGATTGAGAAGATTGAGCTACAAGAGAAATCCGGTGGTAAATCTGGTGATTACCATCGTGCTGCCGAAGCATCATGATCAGCGTAGAAGAAGCGCTAGATTTTCTGCTAGATAACGCAAGAGGACTTGATACGGAGTATGTTTCGCTTGGCCGTTTATCCGGACGGGTCTGCGCAGAAACTGTACACGCATTAACGACTCAGCCGCCCTTCCCTGCATCTGCAATGGATGGTTATGCTATTCGCTTTGAAGATGCCCAGCAAGGGAACGCACTGAAAGTCATCGGAGAAGCCCCCGCTGGAAAGTCCTATGCTGGCTGTTTGAAAAAAAGTGAAGCAGTACGGATTTTTACCGGTGCCATGATTCCAGCTGGCGCAGACCATGTCGTTATTCAAGAGGATGTGGAGCGCCAGGGTGCTGACATAATCATTCGGGAAAAACAGCATCAACAGCGACATATCCGTGCGGCTGGTATTGATATGCAAAAGGGAGATATCCTCGCCGAGCCCGGCACAACGCTTCATCACCTGCATGGCTCTGTTTTCGCGGCGGCAAATATACCTCACATATGCGTTTATAAAAAACCACGTATTGCGCTATTTTCAACTGGTGATGAGTTGATTGACCCCGGTAGTGATCTGGAACCAGGAAAGATTGTAAACTCTAACCATTATGCACTCACTGCACTGATCGATCATTGGGGCGGCATTGGCACTTACCTTGGCTGCGCCCGGGACACTGAGGACGATATCGCAATACTTTATGAGCAAGGTCGTCATCATGATGTGATCGTACCAGTTGGCGGCGCATCCGTTGGTGACTATGATCATGTGAGGTCAACTTTTACCCAGCTCGGGGGTAATATAAATTTCTCCAAAGTCGCCGTGAAACCGGGCAAACCGACTTGGTATGGAGCGTTGGATAGGACAAACGTTCTCGGCCTTCCTGGCAATCCTGCCTCTGCCATAGTTACGGCATGCCTGTTTCTTCAACCGCTGATCCGCGCTTTGGCCGGACAAACCGTGCCAGAGCGAAAATGGCATATTGGCAAACTCGCGACTGATCTGCCTGCTAATGGTAGACGGGAAAACTATCTGCGTGCAGTTACCGAAACGGACAGGTCAGGAAACATCCTCCTACATCCAGCAGAGGGTCAGGACAGCTCTCTTTTGAAGCCCTTTCTCTCCTGCAACGCCCTTATTAGGCGCAAGCCAAACTCAGAGAAACTGCAAGCTGGAGCTTTGACTGAATTTATGACACTGACGAGATCATCCTGATGCCAACACTGGATATTTCAGCGTTGCGCAACAAAGCAACCGTCATCGTGCCGGGATTACTCGTAGCCTTGCTTATTGCCGCTGCTGCTCGGTTTGTTTCAGACCATTACGGCGCACCGGCGATGCTGTTTGCGTTGCTGATCGGGATGGCATTTCATTTTCTCTCAGAAAGACAGCGGTTTACGCCCGGCATTGAATTTACCTCCCAACGACTGTTGAAAACCGGCGTTGCTCTTTTAGGGGCGAAAGTTACTTTCGAAGAGATTGCTAGCCTGGGCGCAGCACCAGTGCTGATTATTCCGGGACTGATTATTTTGACAATTTCAAGCGGCATTATAATTTCAGCCTTTACATCTAAATCCCGAAGTTTTGGCATTCTTACCGGTGGTGCCGTTGCAATCTGTGGTGCTTCAGCTGCGCTCGCTATTTCATCCGTATTGCCGAGAAACGACACTGTAAGGCGTGATACGCTTTTTACTGTTATCGCTGTCACGACTTTGTCAACAATCGCCATGGTCGCCTATCCTGTTCTTTTTGCTAATTTTGGCTTTGATGATCAGCAGACAGGTTTCCTGATCGGCGCAACAATACACGATGTCGCTCAGGTCGTCGGGGCAGGATATGCCGTCTCCGACGAAGCGGGACATATTGCCACTTATGTAAAATTGCTTCGCGTCTGTTGCCTGCCTTTTGTCATACTGACTATTGCCCTGATGATGCGCGGAGAGAACGCAGACAAGTCGCTTACTGTGTTCCCTTGGTTTGCCGTGGTTTTTGCGATTATCCTTATTGTGAACAGTATTGGTCTTTTGCCAGAAACCATTCGAAGCATCATGGACTGGGCATCACAGTGGCTCTTGATTGCAGCCATAGCCGCACTGGGGATGAAAACGTCACTGAAAACCATTGCCGATCTTGGTCCTGCACATATCGGTGTTGTAATTGCGGAGACCCTATTCCTCGTGGTTGCTGCGACCATCGCGATCAATTTCATCAGTTGATAGACCGTAGACTTTTTTTGCCGCTTCGGCTGAAACAAATCCGGCCTTGATATCCGTTCGCACAAGGGCTCTATCTCTCAAGGTCGTATCACCTTTACCACCGCCGCCCGGGGTCTTGATAATAACACGCTGGTTTACAGGCACCTCATCGCGGCCCATGCCTCTCAGTTTAGTACCATCCGACAGACCAGCGCCGCCCTTACCCCCTGACAAACCTCCATCCAGCCCGTTTGCCGGATGATCAATACGGTCAAACATCTTGGAAATCACCATTGGCTGCTGATGCGCATGTTCAAATTCCATAATCTGACCAAGCCCACCACGGTGCTCACCGCCGCCGCCGCTGTCTGTCAGATATTCTTTTCGCCACATTATGACAGGGGCTGAAACTTCGTTGATCTCAACAGGTGTGTTTTTCACGCCAGACGGAAAAGCGGTACATGACAGACCGTCCTTACCGGGACGGGCACCCGTTCCCCCAGTATAAAACGGATTGATCACAAAAGACGGGCCAGTCGCGCCATCACAAATACCCTCTCCCCCCATCAAGACA from Parvularcula sp. IMCC14364 encodes the following:
- a CDS encoding histidine phosphatase family protein, which produces MATIYLIRHGQASFGAENYDKLSQLGERQAEIVGQYFRQCDIRLDAAYSGNLSRQHRTAELTIEQQGYEVPHHIDARFNEVKNDEHVEYFKDRIAARDPDLAQKLVEGSFTSKDYQKVVEAVFTHWVSPDCNEPRTQSWADYSAEVKDAMRDVMKHEGSGKTIGIFTSGGTIATIVSQVLGLTGEHAYSFYEPVINCSVTQLFYNSSRVSLSYFNDHSFLDILGRQNSENLVTYR
- a CDS encoding acyl-CoA carboxylase subunit beta; protein product: MPVFKSKVNVNSEAFATNRKDMLELVDKLRELNARAPALSASKKEKFDKRGQILPRERLARLLDPGMPFLEVGNIAGYLQDTDKEERSVPGSTIIAGVGFVNGTRCAVVVDDSGIKAGSLTVAGGYRLRRLQQIALEQNLPFVHLVESAGGDLMNYTVEGFFEGGSLFANLARLSKAGIPVLAILHGSSTAGGAYMPGLSDYVVAVKEGGKAFLAGPPLLKAATGEIATEAELGGAEMHASVSGLAEYLAENDGEAVLMMREVINRLGWNDRCAMPEQGAFREPVYDIDEICGIVPVDYRKPYDAREVIARIVDGSDFTDFKPLYGVSTVCVHSEIYGHQCGILANNGPIDPDGATKAAQFMQLCDQSDTPVIFLQNTTGYMVGKEYERAGMIKHGSKMIQAVTNLSVPRLTMMIGASYGAGNYGMCGRGYDPDFLFTWPNASAGVMGGEQAATVMQIVAEGQAARTGIEIDQKKSAMQAAMLTHHFDRQSGAFYTSGHCCDDGMIDPRDTRRTLGFLLGTVREGRHRDVKPNSFGIARM
- a CDS encoding enoyl-CoA hydratase/isomerase family protein, yielding MTTLPDTEKLLLDLNKGWLTIWFNTPENRNALSSELSEELMTVLHMIRDDRSVRGITLRGKGGIFCAGGDLKSFGSALSGEFTHEDAVKLNRGGGEMFQLVNTMPQVVIALVEGAAIAGGLGMLCCADIVAVTKDAKFSLTETQLGIAPAQIAPYVVQRTGLTTARRLMLTGARFTGSEAERYGLADFVADTAGQLDIIEEDIKANVIRCAPGANAATKELVLAAPHLDTNEMMNLAAERFADCMLSDEGREGIMSFVQKKTPSWARSEEDQ
- a CDS encoding TIGR03084 family metal-binding protein; translated protein: MMQAALDFKQECDALAAILEQADDSDFQRVTQFKDWTIEDVIGHLHLWNIAAAETLKGRENWTAFFTFIMEQMGKGAGHPQLQRAWFDANSRGIRGHALYDEWRAFYPQLAEDYAKANPAHRVAWAGPDMSTESKIIARQMETWAHGQEVFDILGAERQDTDRIRNIAHLGVTTYGWTFRNRGEEPPKPKPFVELIAPSGEIWVWNEPQEDNLVRGTATAFCQIVTQTRSVLDTNIETIGDTAERWMAVAQCFAGAAETPPSKGQRYRLSS
- a CDS encoding acetyl-CoA carboxylase biotin carboxylase subunit, with the translated sequence MSTQKTPFSSILIANRGEIACRIIHTAKLLGLRTIAVYSEADAQAPHVMMADDSYCLGPAPVAASYLDMDKVLEAATTKKAEAIHPGYGFLSENADFATACTDAGLIFIGPTPKAIELMGDKAKAKRRMIDAGVPCVPGYQGEEQSDGRLIDEAAKIGFPIMVKAAAGGGGRGMRLVEAESALATAITAARSEAENAFGSGELILEKAISQPRHVEIQVFADKYGNTIHLGERDCSVQRRHQKVLEEAPCPVMTPELRQAMGNAAVKAAKDIAYVGAGTVEFLLDASGEFYFLEMNTRLQVEHPVTEMVTGLDLVALQIRVAQGDELGLVQKDVALSGHAIEARLYAEDTSQDFLPATGPIDLWQPASGAGIRIDSGISTGGEVSPFYDPMLAKIIAYGDNREEARRKLIDALKCTVMFGATTNKAFLIEALERPAFVNGAATTAFIGDSFSKEDLAGQSLTERDAAIAAVLLYTSAHAKAMHRAIATPHELSNWSSATKISTPFRFAQGENGITLNITPAGDNTYHILTDDQTFNMLLTEKDDCKVYFDINGEKITAYYQISKTDPSGQSIYISIEGCDHFLTNAFGVFTSASDTAGAGSVTAPMHGMLLEVFVSQGDKVKKGDRLAVVEAMKMQHELLAEVDGEVADIHFEAGVQVAADSLLMEITVTESS
- a CDS encoding acyclic terpene utilization AtuA family protein, with product MNGKTVRIGGASGYWGDSSMATPQLLGSGDIDYIVYDYLAEITMSIMARAKAKSPEAGYATDFISGVLHSHLALAADKGVKLVANAGGVNPEACGAAAREIVKKLGLDLKVAVITGDNLFDNRNEIAASAPSEMFTGENFPPSDKIASINAYIGAFPIAEALSGGADIVITGRCVDSAVTLGICIHEFGWQTDDWDRLASGSLAGHILECGPQATGGNFTDWELAGDIADIGYPIAHIRQDGSFDVIKPEGTSGIVNVGTVSEQMLYEIGDPQAYILPDVTCDFSEVQITQASENRVQVSAARGRPAPSTYKTCATYADGFRTGVTMSFYGFEAHRKAQAFAEAAFARTRKVFRKFNAGDFTETSVEIIGAESQFGAYGNPDEAREVVVKIAAKHPDMMGAGLLLKELAGLGLATPPGLSSFSGGRPKPSPVVRLFSYLSAKEDITISIDIDGDIKQHQSDAKAAVRPIEIKRPSLPSPPDAIDDMVDVPLIKLAWGRSGDKGNKANIGIIAREPVYLPYIWQALSESSVAKRLAHFIETQNKEDAVLRFLLPGSNSINFLIDNVLGGGGVASLRNDPQGKGYAQILLAHPVPIPAHMAETL